Proteins encoded within one genomic window of Pigmentiphaga sp. H8:
- a CDS encoding YeeE/YedE thiosulfate transporter family protein — protein MQTTLSQAGAPAVSSPVSPALGQARWPLTAAIVLAVLALAWFVTVRQSVLFVIGIGMGGLLAGARFGFTTGWRRLIEARDASGVFAQIVLLAVAAAISIPLLAKFPGDLAAALGPPSISLLIGAFVFGVTMQIADGCGSGTLYKAGLGIPLNMGVLPLFALGSFLGSVHLHGWLSLGAVAPVSLVRDWGAGGALALTFAGLAVFGLAAWIWSRKGGAAAPSSPWNRKLLLAGIGLALLAVANLVVAGQPWGVVYGFGLWAAKVATAAGVFDPAANAFWGQAGNLRTLDQSVFLDVTSITNIGIMAGALWIAARKPSSGKPLTGRQWAAVLVAGFLLGYSSRLAFGCNVGAMVSGISTGSLHGWIWVVLAFAGSLIGVRLRRRLGV, from the coding sequence ATGCAAACGACGCTTTCCCAGGCGGGCGCGCCCGCCGTATCGTCCCCCGTTTCGCCCGCGCTTGGCCAGGCGCGCTGGCCGCTGACCGCCGCCATCGTGCTGGCCGTGCTCGCGCTGGCCTGGTTCGTGACCGTGCGCCAGTCGGTGCTGTTCGTCATCGGCATCGGCATGGGCGGCCTGCTGGCCGGTGCGCGCTTCGGCTTCACCACCGGCTGGCGCCGGTTGATCGAGGCCCGCGACGCCAGCGGCGTGTTCGCCCAGATCGTGCTGCTGGCGGTGGCGGCGGCCATTTCCATTCCGCTCCTGGCGAAGTTTCCCGGCGACCTGGCCGCGGCCCTGGGGCCTCCCAGCATCAGTCTGCTGATCGGCGCCTTCGTGTTCGGCGTCACGATGCAGATCGCCGACGGCTGCGGTTCGGGCACGCTGTACAAGGCCGGGCTGGGCATTCCGCTGAACATGGGCGTGCTGCCGCTGTTCGCGCTGGGCAGTTTCCTGGGATCGGTGCACCTGCACGGCTGGCTGTCGCTGGGCGCGGTCGCGCCGGTCAGCCTGGTCCGCGACTGGGGCGCGGGTGGCGCGCTGGCGCTGACCTTCGCCGGCCTGGCCGTTTTCGGCCTGGCGGCCTGGATCTGGAGCCGCAAGGGCGGCGCGGCCGCGCCGTCCTCGCCATGGAACCGCAAGCTGCTGCTGGCCGGCATCGGCCTAGCCCTGCTGGCGGTGGCCAACCTGGTGGTGGCCGGCCAGCCCTGGGGCGTGGTCTACGGTTTCGGCCTGTGGGCAGCCAAGGTGGCGACCGCGGCCGGCGTGTTCGATCCCGCCGCCAACGCCTTCTGGGGCCAGGCGGGCAACCTGCGTACGCTGGACCAGAGCGTGTTCCTGGACGTCACCTCCATCACCAACATCGGCATCATGGCCGGCGCGCTGTGGATCGCCGCGCGCAAGCCGTCCAGCGGCAAGCCGTTGACGGGTCGCCAATGGGCGGCCGTGCTGGTCGCGGGTTTCCTGCTGGGCTACAGCTCGCGGCTGGCGTTCGGCTGCAACGTGGGGGCCATGGTCAGCGGCATTTCCACGGGCAGCCTGCACGGCTGGATCTGGGTCGTGCTGGCGTTCGCCGGCTCGCTGATCGGTGTGCGCCTGCGCCGCCGTCTCGGCGTTTGA
- a CDS encoding sulfurtransferase, translating to MRILAILSAWLIAFAATAGAQAATSPILSPDELKAVLSSPSVTVIDIRSPADYLQGHIPGALSAPYGSWRGPANSPGTLPPLDKLTAQVRKLGLTPERHAVVVSSGADVTDFGAAARVYWTLKYLGLTQLSILNGGVQAWQQAQQPLSQDAPAQPAPSRYEPRLNTAIKATQADVLAGTNGGDTRLIDARPKNFFEGLVKAPTAAVPGTIHGARNVPHSVWFAPGSTQIVSATEARAIAAREFPDAGGDNIAFCNTGHWAATDWFALSELAGLPHVRMYPESLADWTNADQALPMDNAPGRASQISEKFKKLFGNS from the coding sequence ATGAGAATCCTTGCCATTCTTTCTGCCTGGCTGATCGCTTTTGCCGCAACGGCCGGCGCCCAGGCCGCTACGTCTCCCATCCTGTCGCCCGACGAACTGAAGGCGGTGCTGTCCTCGCCCTCGGTCACGGTCATCGATATCCGTTCGCCTGCCGACTACCTGCAAGGCCACATTCCCGGCGCCCTGTCTGCCCCTTATGGCTCGTGGCGGGGCCCGGCCAACAGCCCCGGCACGCTGCCGCCGCTGGACAAGCTGACCGCGCAGGTGCGCAAGCTCGGGCTGACACCCGAGCGCCATGCCGTGGTGGTGTCCTCGGGCGCGGACGTGACCGACTTCGGCGCCGCCGCCCGCGTGTACTGGACGCTCAAGTACCTGGGCCTGACCCAGCTGTCCATCCTGAATGGCGGCGTGCAGGCCTGGCAGCAGGCGCAGCAACCCCTGAGCCAGGATGCGCCGGCCCAGCCCGCGCCCAGCCGCTATGAACCCCGGCTGAACACCGCCATCAAGGCCACCCAGGCCGATGTGCTGGCGGGCACGAACGGCGGCGACACCCGGCTGATCGACGCGCGGCCCAAGAATTTCTTCGAAGGCCTGGTCAAGGCGCCGACGGCCGCGGTGCCCGGCACCATCCATGGCGCCCGGAACGTTCCGCACAGCGTCTGGTTCGCCCCCGGCAGCACGCAGATCGTCTCGGCCACCGAGGCCCGCGCCATTGCCGCCCGGGAGTTCCCGGACGCGGGCGGCGACAACATCGCGTTCTGCAACACCGGCCATTGGGCCGCCACCGACTGGTTCGCGCTGTCGGAGCTGGCGGGCCTGCCGCACGTGCGCATGTACCCGGAATCCCTGGCCGACTGGACCAATGCCGACCAGGCCCTGCCCATGGACAACGCGCCGGGCCGGGCCAGCCAGATCTCGGAAAAATTCAAGAAGTTGTTCGGCAACTCGTAA
- a CDS encoding TonB-dependent receptor domain-containing protein: MSVSWGLPAAAWAQAASPAEPAPQTLKEVTVSATPLSRSEQDLAAPVTVLDENELLTKRAATLGETLEQEPGITSSHFGAGASRPIIRGMDGARVKIVSDGAEVQDASTISPDHAVGLEPMLSQRVEVLRGPAALLYGGGAMGGVVNVLDNKIPTEMPENAVEGSVELRGATGPRETSGAFELTTGGKGLVFHAEGLKRNANDYKVGRGWAGGNRVDGSYNHTETGSVGLSWVGDRGYIGLAYTSQRNRYGLPGHDHAYEGCHAHGTHLHCPDDGHGHDHGDEDGHDHDHGEDGDSHGVPFVKLRSQRWDVRGELRDPFAGFTRLRVRAGFTDYQHDEIEGDTIATTFKNKAHDGRVELEHAPIGGLRGVIGAQTTRRAFSALGEEAYVQPTVTRNNGLFALEEYTVGDWRFEGGLRHEWQRIDVQGGAPDTRHRGTSVSAGAVWKFAPQYSLGVSASRSHRLPTAEELYANGLHLATSTYEIGNANLKKETSNNIDLTLRKFAGPTTFSVSVFHNKMDNFIYGRTLDVYQNLQLLEYTQHDATFTGLEAKVRHQIDRIFAVSLMGDYVRAKLDGGGNLPRIPAYRIGTRLDARWQAWSGDVELSYVGRQDKVAEFETETAGYTMLNLGAAYEGRMSGTRYQIYVRANNLTNKLAYRHTSFIKNAAPLMGRNIVMGVRLTF; encoded by the coding sequence ATGAGTGTTTCCTGGGGCCTGCCCGCGGCCGCCTGGGCGCAGGCCGCCTCGCCGGCCGAGCCCGCGCCGCAGACCTTGAAGGAGGTCACCGTGTCCGCCACGCCCCTGTCGCGCAGCGAACAGGACCTGGCGGCGCCGGTCACCGTGCTGGATGAGAACGAACTGCTGACCAAGCGGGCCGCCACGCTGGGCGAGACGCTGGAGCAGGAGCCCGGCATCACCTCGTCGCATTTCGGCGCGGGCGCCAGCCGGCCCATCATCCGGGGCATGGACGGCGCGCGGGTCAAGATCGTTTCCGACGGTGCCGAGGTCCAGGATGCCTCCACCATCAGTCCCGACCACGCGGTGGGTCTGGAGCCCATGCTGTCGCAGCGCGTGGAAGTGCTGCGCGGGCCGGCTGCGCTGCTGTACGGCGGCGGGGCGATGGGCGGTGTGGTCAACGTGCTCGACAACAAGATTCCCACCGAGATGCCGGAGAACGCGGTGGAAGGCAGCGTGGAGCTGCGCGGCGCGACCGGTCCGCGCGAGACGTCGGGCGCGTTCGAATTGACTACCGGCGGCAAGGGCCTGGTGTTCCACGCCGAAGGGCTCAAACGCAACGCCAACGACTACAAGGTGGGTCGCGGCTGGGCCGGCGGCAACCGGGTGGACGGTTCGTACAACCATACCGAGACCGGCAGCGTGGGCCTGTCGTGGGTGGGCGACCGCGGCTACATCGGACTGGCCTACACCAGCCAGCGCAACCGCTACGGCCTGCCGGGCCATGACCACGCCTACGAGGGCTGCCATGCGCACGGCACGCACCTGCACTGCCCCGACGACGGCCATGGCCACGACCACGGCGACGAAGACGGCCACGATCACGACCACGGCGAGGACGGCGACAGCCACGGCGTGCCTTTCGTGAAGCTGCGCAGCCAGCGGTGGGACGTGCGCGGCGAGCTGCGCGACCCCTTCGCCGGCTTTACCCGGCTGCGCGTGCGCGCGGGCTTCACCGATTACCAGCATGACGAGATCGAGGGCGACACGATCGCCACCACCTTCAAGAACAAGGCGCATGACGGCCGCGTGGAACTGGAACACGCGCCCATAGGCGGGCTGCGGGGCGTGATCGGCGCGCAGACGACGCGCCGCGCCTTCAGTGCGCTGGGCGAAGAGGCCTACGTGCAGCCTACCGTCACGCGCAACAACGGCCTGTTCGCGCTCGAGGAATACACGGTGGGCGACTGGCGCTTCGAGGGCGGGCTGCGGCATGAATGGCAGCGCATCGACGTGCAGGGCGGCGCGCCCGATACCCGGCATCGCGGCACCTCGGTGTCGGCGGGCGCCGTCTGGAAATTCGCGCCGCAATATTCGCTGGGCGTGTCGGCGTCGCGCTCGCATCGCCTGCCGACCGCCGAGGAACTCTATGCCAATGGCCTGCACCTGGCCACGTCCACCTACGAGATCGGCAACGCCAACCTGAAGAAGGAAACGTCCAACAACATCGACCTCACGCTGCGCAAGTTCGCCGGACCCACCACGTTCTCGGTCTCGGTGTTCCACAACAAGATGGACAACTTCATCTATGGCCGCACGCTGGACGTCTACCAGAATCTGCAATTGCTGGAGTACACGCAGCACGATGCCACCTTCACCGGGCTCGAGGCCAAGGTGCGCCACCAGATCGACCGTATCTTCGCCGTCTCGCTGATGGGCGACTACGTGCGCGCGAAACTGGACGGTGGCGGCAATCTGCCGCGCATCCCCGCCTACCGGATCGGCACGCGGCTGGACGCGCGGTGGCAGGCCTGGAGCGGCGACGTCGAACTGTCGTACGTGGGGCGTCAGGACAAGGTGGCCGAGTTCGAGACCGAGACGGCCGGCTACACGATGCTCAACCTTGGCGCCGCCTATGAAGGCCGCATGAGCGGGACCCGTTACCAGATCTACGTCCGGGCCAATAACCTCACGAACAAGCTCGCCTACCGGCATACGTCGTTCATCAAGAATGCCGCGCCGCTGATGGGCCGGAACATCGTCATGGGCGTGCGGCTGACGTTCTGA